The following coding sequences lie in one bacterium genomic window:
- a CDS encoding N-acetyltransferase: MNFSTNEECGLLVDGFDTPPAVMMTHNPPYYATLLEQAGLSKVKDLLAYQMFEGQMTDRVREFGRKLEERLEIRFRFFDRRDFNAEVERFKSIYNSAWEDNWGFVPMSDAEIDVMASSLKLVLDPRLIQFAETYDGEPVGFILGLPDLNVIFKKLNGKLFPFGILRLLYGRHRVGRARILAMGVKPQFRRKGIDTVLYLRAYEAGTSAGYRWGEFSWILADNVLMTKAAETMGSKPYKTWRIYEKPI; the protein is encoded by the coding sequence ATGAATTTTTCAACAAATGAAGAGTGCGGCTTGTTGGTGGACGGTTTTGACACACCGCCTGCAGTGATGATGACACACAACCCGCCATACTATGCGACATTGCTCGAACAGGCAGGGTTGTCAAAAGTCAAGGACTTGCTGGCCTACCAGATGTTTGAAGGTCAGATGACTGATAGAGTCAGGGAGTTCGGCAGGAAACTTGAAGAACGACTTGAGATTCGGTTCCGTTTTTTTGATCGCCGTGACTTCAATGCAGAAGTGGAGCGTTTCAAGAGCATCTATAATTCTGCATGGGAAGACAATTGGGGCTTTGTGCCAATGAGTGATGCCGAAATCGACGTGATGGCATCAAGCCTTAAACTGGTGCTTGATCCGCGGTTGATTCAGTTCGCAGAGACGTATGATGGTGAACCTGTGGGGTTCATACTTGGCCTGCCTGATTTGAACGTTATCTTCAAGAAGCTGAACGGAAAGCTATTCCCGTTTGGGATACTCCGTCTTCTATATGGCAGGCACAGAGTTGGCCGCGCGAGAATCCTCGCAATGGGGGTAAAACCACAGTTTCGCAGGAAGGGTATTGATACCGTGCTTTATCTAAGAGCCTACGAAGCGGGGACTTCTGCGGGGTATCGGTGGGGAGAGTTCTCATGGATACTGGCCGATAATGTGCTGATGACCAAGGCGGCAGAGACAATGGGTTCAAAGCCATACAAGACTTGGCGAATCTACGAGAAACCTATCTGA
- a CDS encoding pyridoxal phosphate-dependent aminotransferase family protein: MRLLEKVAQFKTAREVMAQGLYPYFRAIETDQDAVVKIEGRDILMLGSNNYLGLTNHPKVKEAAIDAVRRFGAGCAGSRFLNGTLSIHKECEDRLAEFLRKESVLLFTTGYQANVGTIATLVERNTWIVADALSHASIIDAARLSFGRVAKFRHNDIEDLERLLKVHQGKDVLVVTEGVFSMEGDTADLPAIVGLCKKYDVDLLLDDAHGVGVYGKHGEGTAGHFGLNDETDIIVGTFSKSLAAIGGFVAASEDIVHFLRHHARALIFSASPPPATVGAVLAALKIIDEEPERRELLWRNANYLRDGLRNLGLDTGHSNTPIIPVVVGDATNVFKVCRMMQDEGVFINPVIPPAVQPGQSLIRFSVMSTHTTDQLDFALDKVGKIAKIIPFRAEESYSHPHPNGFRPEDSDQVSSISVESPSR; the protein is encoded by the coding sequence TTGAGACTCTTGGAGAAAGTCGCGCAGTTTAAGACCGCCAGAGAGGTAATGGCGCAAGGACTCTATCCGTACTTCCGCGCGATCGAGACAGACCAGGACGCGGTGGTTAAGATTGAGGGTCGCGACATCCTCATGCTTGGCTCTAACAACTATTTGGGACTTACCAATCATCCCAAAGTGAAGGAGGCGGCGATTGACGCTGTCCGGCGCTTTGGTGCAGGATGTGCCGGTTCGCGTTTTCTGAATGGAACTCTTAGCATTCACAAAGAGTGTGAAGATCGACTGGCTGAATTTCTGCGTAAAGAGTCAGTCCTTCTTTTTACGACTGGCTATCAGGCAAATGTAGGCACAATAGCCACACTTGTTGAACGAAATACGTGGATTGTTGCCGACGCGCTCTCGCATGCGTCAATCATTGACGCCGCGAGACTCTCGTTTGGCCGTGTGGCAAAATTCCGTCACAACGACATCGAGGACCTCGAGAGGCTGCTAAAAGTGCATCAAGGTAAGGATGTTCTTGTTGTGACAGAGGGTGTTTTTTCCATGGAGGGAGATACCGCAGACCTTCCTGCAATCGTTGGGCTCTGTAAGAAGTATGATGTCGATCTTCTTCTTGATGACGCTCACGGTGTGGGAGTCTATGGAAAGCATGGTGAAGGCACCGCAGGGCACTTTGGCCTGAATGATGAAACTGACATAATTGTCGGAACATTCTCGAAGTCGCTGGCCGCTATTGGAGGTTTTGTCGCCGCCTCAGAAGATATTGTCCATTTCTTAAGACATCACGCCAGGGCGCTCATTTTCTCTGCCAGCCCGCCCCCAGCTACAGTCGGGGCAGTACTTGCAGCACTAAAGATCATAGACGAAGAGCCAGAGCGGCGTGAACTACTGTGGAGAAATGCGAATTACTTGCGAGATGGGCTGCGAAATCTTGGATTGGACACTGGACACAGTAACACACCGATTATTCCCGTTGTTGTGGGGGATGCAACAAACGTATTCAAGGTTTGCAGGATGATGCAGGACGAAGGTGTCTTTATCAATCCGGTCATTCCACCAGCTGTTCAGCCTGGTCAATCATTGATTCGCTTTTCGGTGATGTCAACACATACCACCGACCAGCTTGACTTCGCACTCGATAAAGTCGGCAAGATTGCAAAAATAATTCCCTTCCGCGCAGAGGAAAGCTATTCGCATCCGCATCCAAACGGTTTCAGACCGGAAGACTCTGACCAAGTTTCTTCAATTTCCGTGGAAAGTCCAAGCCGCTGA
- the purL gene encoding phosphoribosylformylglycinamidine synthase subunit PurL produces MIINYPQVTLNTALAHGLTTEEYERILQILGRTPTFVELGIFSAMWSEHCSYKNSILELKRFPKGGEHVLAEAGEENAGLIDIGDGLAVCFKIESHNHPSAIEPFQGAATGVGGILRDIFSMGARPIAALNSLRFGDPSHPRTAELVDGVVRGISHYGNCFGVPTVAGEIYFDASYNENPLVNAMAVGVVEVAKIIRGAAKGVGNPVFVVGSSTGRDGIHGASFASEDLSDASKEKRPSVQIGDPFKEKLLLEASLELAGTDALVGMQDMGAAGICCSCSETPARGGTGLRLDVDKVSRRESGMNAYEVCLSESQERMLVILQRGKEHYAQEIFAKWDLHADEVGLVTDDKIFEIVENGIVVGRIPAESLVLGGGAPQYKRDFERPPLLDHLLSFDPTHLPDPDDWNEALLAILKSPNIASRRSVFEQYDHTIGAGTAQGGGFTDAGVVRVPGTNKGLALSVDCNSRYVSIDPRRGAALAVFEGARNVACTGGVPVGITNCLNFANPMKPQNYYFFHEAVSGISDACRALGIPVTGGNVSFYNESAGGPIRPTPVIGMVGLIENIKNHVKIGFANEGDFVALLGSIGPDLGCSEYLAVLHNVVAGAPPKLDVDANVKLIRLLADLASMNVLRSAHDISEGGLAVAISECCLAGNIGCILTFPWREQVVNTLFAESQGCAVVSVAHEHWPALKRLSEEYFIPLQMLGRVGGELIAINDWITLPLELARNTYENSLVNALGQRTKQAV; encoded by the coding sequence ATGATAATCAACTACCCGCAGGTGACACTTAATACCGCGCTCGCGCACGGTCTGACGACTGAGGAGTATGAGCGGATACTACAAATTCTTGGGCGGACACCAACGTTCGTTGAGCTGGGAATCTTTTCAGCGATGTGGTCTGAGCACTGTTCTTATAAGAACTCTATTCTGGAGTTGAAACGTTTTCCGAAAGGCGGCGAGCATGTATTGGCGGAGGCTGGAGAGGAGAATGCGGGACTAATTGACATCGGTGATGGATTAGCTGTCTGCTTCAAGATAGAAAGTCACAATCATCCTTCTGCCATCGAACCATTTCAAGGCGCTGCAACAGGAGTCGGAGGAATCCTTCGAGACATTTTCTCGATGGGAGCAAGACCAATCGCCGCTTTGAATTCCCTGCGCTTTGGTGATCCCTCTCATCCGCGTACCGCCGAACTTGTGGATGGAGTTGTAAGGGGTATCAGCCACTACGGAAATTGCTTTGGTGTCCCTACCGTCGCGGGAGAAATCTACTTTGACGCTTCATACAATGAAAATCCGCTTGTCAATGCGATGGCCGTAGGAGTTGTCGAGGTTGCAAAGATTATCAGGGGAGCGGCCAAGGGCGTGGGTAACCCTGTCTTTGTGGTGGGTTCGTCCACAGGTCGCGACGGTATTCACGGCGCTTCGTTCGCATCTGAAGACCTTTCAGATGCATCGAAAGAAAAACGACCATCTGTTCAAATTGGTGATCCATTTAAGGAGAAACTATTACTCGAGGCGAGCCTTGAATTGGCAGGAACAGATGCTTTAGTTGGAATGCAGGACATGGGGGCAGCGGGCATTTGTTGCTCTTGTAGTGAAACCCCGGCACGTGGTGGAACAGGCCTAAGGCTTGATGTGGACAAAGTGTCTCGACGCGAATCTGGGATGAACGCTTACGAAGTCTGCCTTTCGGAGTCGCAAGAGAGAATGCTGGTGATTCTGCAGCGCGGGAAGGAGCATTATGCTCAAGAAATCTTCGCAAAGTGGGATCTTCATGCGGATGAGGTCGGACTTGTCACGGACGACAAGATCTTCGAGATCGTGGAGAATGGTATCGTCGTCGGCCGGATTCCGGCCGAGTCCTTGGTCTTGGGCGGCGGTGCCCCTCAATACAAGCGCGACTTTGAACGCCCTCCGCTGCTTGACCATCTGCTGAGTTTTGACCCTACGCATTTGCCGGATCCTGACGATTGGAATGAGGCCTTGTTAGCAATACTGAAGTCTCCTAACATCGCTTCCCGAAGATCTGTTTTTGAGCAATATGACCATACCATCGGCGCCGGTACGGCGCAGGGGGGGGGATTCACCGACGCTGGGGTGGTTCGAGTACCTGGGACGAACAAGGGACTTGCACTTTCAGTTGATTGTAATTCGAGATACGTCTCCATCGATCCGCGTAGGGGCGCGGCATTGGCGGTATTTGAGGGAGCGAGGAACGTTGCTTGCACAGGAGGGGTTCCGGTAGGGATTACGAACTGCCTGAATTTCGCAAATCCAATGAAGCCGCAGAACTACTACTTCTTTCATGAGGCTGTCAGCGGAATCTCGGATGCATGTCGAGCTCTCGGCATTCCTGTGACAGGAGGCAACGTTTCTTTCTATAACGAGTCGGCAGGTGGTCCCATTCGTCCTACCCCTGTGATCGGCATGGTGGGTTTGATTGAAAATATCAAGAATCACGTCAAGATCGGATTTGCCAATGAAGGGGACTTTGTCGCCCTGTTGGGAAGTATTGGGCCGGATTTGGGCTGCAGCGAGTATTTAGCTGTCCTTCACAATGTTGTTGCCGGTGCTCCGCCAAAACTGGACGTGGACGCCAATGTGAAGTTGATTCGCCTGCTCGCGGATCTGGCGAGCATGAATGTTTTGCGTTCAGCGCATGACATTTCAGAGGGGGGGCTGGCGGTTGCGATCTCTGAGTGCTGTCTTGCCGGGAACATCGGCTGTATCTTGACGTTTCCATGGAGAGAGCAGGTCGTCAATACGCTTTTCGCCGAGTCACAAGGCTGTGCGGTTGTCTCTGTCGCTCACGAGCACTGGCCGGCACTGAAGCGATTGAGTGAAGAGTATTTCATTCCCCTTCAAATGCTGGGGAGGGTTGGCGGAGAACTTATCGCAATCAATGATTGGATTACCTTGCCCCTTGAACTAGCACGTAATACATACGAGAACTCTCTGGTTAATGCACTCGGGCAGCGAACAAAACAAGCAGTGTAA
- the uvrC gene encoding excinuclease ABC subunit UvrC gives MQASLTEKLNNLPIDSGVYIFRDVRGRIIYVGKAKVLRNRVRQYFQKSSDGRPQFEILVAKIADLEVIVTKTEYEAIILEANLIREHKPRYNVALKDDKSQPFLRIANEQFPRIFLTRRPLSDGSKHFGPYGDLRYLKGLLHVLRGMLKIRTCNLPLSVESIARGKFKACLEFHLGRCNAPCIANESMEEYAMRVRDFTLVLKGKGSDIIQRLRSEMDLASDELRFERAAQLRDWLTAMDNLTRRQTIISPEPIERDIVGIAVQDEDGCLVVMQVREGRLLGRVHYPLRIPKDTPMEDVLTQALQHYYSQALVPSELVLPFEPSSRELLGKWLKSQSDGKVVVKVPERGEKVRMVDLAQRNAELQLHEILRSAAKRERIPAGLSELQTRLQLPGLPKEIVAFDNSTLMGEYQVAGMVVYRMGKPARSEYRRFKIKSVAGQDDFAAMREVVTRRFTRLLREQQPLPDLILIDGGKGQLSAAVEALESLDIKNLPIIGLAKKLEEIYKPGDSEPYNLPKTSSALRLLQQIRDEVHRYAITYHRLVRQKGTMSSGLLDIPGIGAARRKSLLTHFRSLQRLSEATRLELLEVQGISPAIADRVIAFFENKKSTPQS, from the coding sequence GTGCAGGCATCGCTGACTGAAAAGTTAAACAACCTTCCAATTGATTCAGGAGTCTACATCTTTCGTGATGTACGCGGCAGAATCATCTATGTGGGGAAAGCCAAGGTGCTTCGCAACAGAGTTCGTCAGTACTTTCAAAAGTCATCTGACGGTCGACCTCAGTTTGAGATTCTGGTCGCGAAGATTGCAGACTTGGAAGTCATTGTCACAAAGACTGAGTATGAGGCGATCATACTTGAAGCCAACCTAATCCGCGAGCACAAACCGCGTTACAATGTTGCTCTGAAGGACGACAAGTCTCAACCCTTTCTGCGGATTGCCAACGAGCAGTTTCCACGGATTTTTCTAACTCGCAGGCCACTTTCAGACGGTTCGAAGCATTTTGGACCCTACGGTGATCTGCGTTACCTTAAAGGTCTCCTGCACGTACTGCGCGGGATGCTCAAGATTCGAACCTGCAATCTTCCGCTGTCGGTCGAGAGCATTGCTCGAGGAAAGTTCAAGGCTTGCTTGGAGTTTCACTTAGGGCGATGTAATGCCCCCTGCATTGCGAATGAGTCGATGGAAGAATATGCAATGCGCGTCAGAGACTTCACGCTTGTTTTGAAGGGTAAGGGTTCGGACATTATTCAACGTTTGCGCTCTGAAATGGACTTGGCGTCTGACGAGTTGCGGTTCGAGCGTGCTGCGCAATTGCGCGATTGGCTGACTGCAATGGACAATCTGACGCGCAGGCAGACCATCATTTCGCCTGAGCCGATTGAGCGTGACATCGTAGGTATTGCAGTTCAAGACGAGGATGGTTGTCTAGTTGTGATGCAAGTTCGTGAAGGGCGGTTACTTGGTAGAGTTCACTATCCGTTGCGAATTCCGAAGGATACCCCTATGGAGGACGTGCTGACGCAGGCCTTGCAGCACTACTATTCGCAGGCGCTCGTTCCATCTGAGCTTGTTCTGCCTTTTGAGCCGAGTTCACGTGAGTTGCTCGGGAAGTGGCTCAAGTCCCAGTCCGACGGAAAGGTTGTAGTGAAGGTTCCAGAGCGCGGAGAGAAGGTCAGAATGGTTGATCTTGCACAGCGGAATGCCGAGCTGCAATTGCACGAAATCCTCCGTTCTGCCGCGAAGCGGGAGCGAATTCCCGCCGGTCTGAGCGAGTTGCAGACTCGGCTTCAACTTCCCGGACTGCCGAAGGAAATCGTTGCGTTCGACAATTCCACCTTGATGGGGGAGTATCAAGTTGCCGGTATGGTCGTCTATCGGATGGGTAAGCCGGCTCGGTCAGAGTACCGGCGGTTCAAGATCAAGTCTGTTGCGGGTCAAGATGATTTCGCTGCGATGCGCGAGGTTGTGACGAGGCGTTTCACTCGACTATTACGTGAACAACAGCCTCTTCCGGATCTTATCCTGATAGATGGAGGCAAAGGACAGCTGTCCGCCGCAGTAGAAGCCCTTGAGTCTCTCGATATAAAGAACTTGCCGATAATCGGACTGGCAAAGAAGCTGGAAGAAATTTACAAACCGGGTGACTCCGAACCCTATAACTTGCCAAAGACTTCATCTGCATTGCGGCTTCTTCAGCAGATTCGCGATGAAGTCCATCGCTATGCGATTACATACCACCGACTGGTTAGGCAAAAAGGGACTATGTCTTCTGGGTTGCTGGACATTCCCGGAATTGGCGCAGCCCGGCGTAAGAGCCTTCTGACACACTTTCGTAGCTTGCAACGTCTGTCAGAGGCTACCAGATTGGAGCTGCTCGAAGTGCAAGGCATCAGCCCAGCGATTGCCGACCGAGTCATTGCCTTCTTTGAGAACAAAAAATCAACCCCTCAGTCATGA
- a CDS encoding VOC family protein, translated as MIESLDHIAIAVSNIDDAIDLWVRLTGAEVLHREFVEAQNAHVAFLGLCGLRLELIAPGDSDSLIVKFLEKRGPGLHHIAFRASDGQKLLSDFAARGAELIDRHLRPGAEETMVGFVHPKSFGGVLVEVVEHSK; from the coding sequence ATGATTGAATCGCTCGATCACATAGCTATCGCGGTCAGCAATATCGATGATGCAATTGACTTGTGGGTGAGACTTACCGGCGCTGAGGTTTTGCACCGCGAGTTTGTTGAGGCCCAGAACGCGCACGTAGCCTTCCTCGGACTTTGTGGTCTTAGGTTGGAGTTGATAGCGCCTGGGGACTCCGATAGCTTAATTGTCAAGTTTCTCGAGAAGCGCGGCCCGGGTTTGCATCATATTGCCTTTAGGGCCTCTGATGGGCAGAAGCTTCTAAGTGACTTCGCAGCGCGAGGAGCAGAGTTGATTGACCGTCACTTAAGGCCCGGTGCTGAGGAAACTATGGTCGGCTTCGTGCATCCGAAGTCTTTCGGAGGTGTTCTGGTGGAAGTTGTTGAGCATTCCAAGTGA
- a CDS encoding DEAD/DEAH box helicase, giving the protein MSPSSWLTDLGLGQFVAIDLETTGITAGVDEIIEVGVVRFVDGVPSASFERFVNPGRYLSPFIVGMTGITDDDLRDAPRFAEVHDELLSFIGDDPIVGQNINFDLSFLSSAGGSQFRFPGRLVIDTAEIARIFWAEFPRFSLANLCYQFGVHQDSAHRAGADARATGEVLVQMVGELRDRVWSELTEEIASLCTAAHHRAEMFFEKLQLLSRDIPFSIPSGKTQQTEWLSGVEISSLGQDGIFETSLRNFSPRKQQLEMAAYVQSAFDEESILLLEAPTGTGKSLGYLVPALQWVTAETDECPRQVVISSHTRSLQEQLIGKEISDIGRVFGASVPAAVLKGRDNYLCKRRLRAAISNLDGRLSDGDRLRLLPLLRWSSLTMRGDIGEIGAFRPEADPLLWSMVCSDAIGCAGARCGAHRGDFHRQAVEQAKAAKLLLINHALLATDFDRFIGSCDENRRLIIDEAHQFERAVVSAYTESFGFRVVRNLIQRLTDERSARGLLLKLAKEVKDGEIASELILMDSAAKSLLQGSKISFQEAAEALGSAGKDDVKVRILPDSALAKHLEDALVPFVNRLDDFSLRLGRLSSTLTKNEDQGKDTRDRVAELNSAALAIRDLLETGKRVISADDNAYVYWLECSRSHQISTLTLFAAPISVADMLEQRFWSKTTGVLLTSATLAQNGEFDGFANSLGLAGELSDRVVAHTLESPFDLEAQMRCYCPSFLPAPQKTDEHLFEVSSLIQRLVHEVRRSCLILCTSHASAESLATALLPTSRAIKRPLFHQTGGRDTHELVRAFRESENGILIGSSSLWEGIDLVGDALEMLVVVKLPFDVPTDPWVQARSEFAQARHENAFETVSIPACVTRLRQGLGRLIRHTEDRGIAVITDTRLVSTRYGRKMQDSLPVSLRVHESSDSMLKDILRFFENSDD; this is encoded by the coding sequence TTGAGTCCTTCAAGTTGGTTGACCGATCTCGGGTTAGGTCAATTTGTCGCAATTGATCTGGAGACGACGGGTATCACCGCCGGCGTTGACGAGATAATTGAGGTTGGTGTAGTTCGGTTCGTGGACGGGGTTCCATCCGCGAGCTTTGAAAGGTTTGTGAATCCAGGCCGCTACCTCTCCCCATTCATCGTCGGAATGACGGGCATCACTGACGACGACTTGAGAGATGCGCCTCGCTTTGCCGAAGTGCACGACGAACTTCTTTCGTTCATCGGCGATGACCCGATAGTCGGCCAGAATATCAATTTTGATCTGAGTTTTCTATCGTCTGCAGGTGGAAGTCAATTTAGATTCCCGGGACGCCTCGTCATTGATACCGCAGAGATTGCGCGGATCTTCTGGGCGGAGTTCCCAAGATTTTCTCTCGCGAATCTGTGCTATCAGTTTGGAGTCCATCAAGATTCTGCACATCGGGCAGGAGCAGATGCAAGAGCAACGGGCGAAGTTCTTGTTCAAATGGTCGGAGAATTACGTGACCGTGTTTGGTCAGAATTGACTGAGGAGATTGCATCCTTGTGCACCGCTGCGCATCATCGTGCAGAGATGTTCTTTGAAAAGCTTCAGCTGCTTTCTCGAGACATTCCATTCTCTATCCCTTCGGGGAAAACACAACAAACCGAATGGCTTAGTGGTGTTGAAATCTCGTCGCTTGGGCAGGATGGGATTTTCGAGACATCGCTGCGGAATTTCTCTCCGCGCAAGCAGCAACTTGAAATGGCCGCATATGTTCAGTCGGCCTTTGATGAGGAGAGTATTCTGCTGCTTGAAGCTCCAACAGGCACAGGGAAGTCGCTTGGTTACCTCGTCCCCGCTTTGCAGTGGGTTACCGCTGAAACTGATGAATGCCCACGTCAAGTGGTTATCTCCTCCCATACCCGTTCACTTCAGGAACAGCTTATAGGCAAGGAGATCTCAGATATTGGCCGTGTTTTCGGTGCTAGTGTGCCTGCCGCTGTCCTAAAAGGTCGGGACAACTACTTGTGCAAACGTCGACTACGCGCCGCGATTTCGAATCTGGATGGCCGACTCTCTGACGGCGATCGATTGCGATTGTTGCCACTGCTTCGATGGTCGAGTTTGACGATGCGCGGCGACATTGGCGAGATTGGTGCGTTTCGGCCCGAGGCAGATCCATTGCTTTGGTCCATGGTATGCTCGGACGCAATTGGTTGTGCAGGCGCAAGATGCGGTGCTCACCGTGGAGATTTTCATAGACAAGCGGTTGAGCAGGCAAAGGCCGCAAAACTCCTTCTTATTAACCATGCGTTGCTCGCTACGGATTTCGATAGGTTCATAGGCAGCTGTGATGAGAATCGACGCCTCATAATTGATGAGGCGCATCAGTTCGAACGAGCGGTTGTGTCTGCCTACACAGAATCTTTCGGCTTTCGTGTTGTCCGCAATCTAATTCAACGTCTAACTGATGAACGGTCTGCTCGCGGACTGCTGTTAAAGCTTGCAAAGGAAGTAAAGGACGGGGAGATCGCTTCTGAGCTTATTCTGATGGACTCGGCGGCAAAATCGCTATTACAAGGTTCGAAGATTTCGTTTCAAGAGGCAGCAGAGGCATTAGGCTCGGCGGGTAAAGATGATGTGAAAGTCAGGATTCTACCGGATTCTGCGCTTGCAAAGCATCTTGAAGACGCCTTGGTTCCATTTGTCAACAGATTAGATGATTTCTCTCTAAGATTGGGCAGGCTCTCATCAACATTGACAAAGAATGAGGATCAAGGAAAGGATACTCGTGACAGAGTTGCAGAACTAAACTCCGCGGCTCTTGCAATACGTGACCTGTTGGAAACTGGCAAGCGCGTGATTAGCGCAGATGATAATGCTTATGTCTATTGGCTGGAGTGTTCACGTTCACATCAAATTTCTACGCTTACGCTGTTTGCCGCGCCGATATCGGTCGCTGATATGCTTGAACAAAGATTTTGGAGCAAAACGACAGGCGTGCTCTTGACGTCTGCGACACTTGCACAGAACGGTGAATTCGACGGTTTCGCAAACTCACTGGGGTTGGCCGGTGAACTTAGTGACCGTGTCGTAGCCCACACGTTAGAGTCGCCGTTTGACCTCGAAGCGCAGATGAGGTGCTACTGCCCCTCGTTTCTACCTGCTCCTCAGAAGACCGATGAACACCTCTTCGAAGTCAGTTCTTTGATTCAAAGACTTGTTCATGAGGTCAGACGATCCTGCCTGATTCTTTGCACGTCACACGCATCAGCCGAGAGTTTGGCAACCGCTCTGCTACCGACATCACGAGCGATCAAAAGGCCTCTGTTTCATCAAACGGGCGGTCGTGATACGCATGAACTCGTCCGGGCGTTTCGCGAATCAGAGAACGGAATATTGATTGGTTCTTCGTCGCTTTGGGAAGGAATTGACCTCGTGGGTGATGCCCTCGAGATGCTTGTGGTTGTTAAACTGCCATTTGACGTACCGACAGATCCATGGGTTCAGGCTCGTAGTGAATTTGCGCAGGCGCGGCATGAAAACGCCTTCGAAACAGTCAGTATCCCCGCTTGTGTGACTCGACTCCGTCAGGGACTGGGACGTCTCATTCGTCACACAGAGGATCGCGGTATTGCTGTAATTACCGATACACGCCTCGTTTCAACTCGCTATGGCAGAAAAATGCAGGACTCACTTCCGGTATCCTTGCGCGTGCACGAAAGTTCAGACTCAATGCTCAAGGACATTTTGAGGTTTTTTGAGAACTCTGATGATTGA
- the gcvPB gene encoding aminomethyl-transferring glycine dehydrogenase subunit GcvPB, translated as MKRELQSLQKESALIFELSRTGRTGFQVPPTPDDFPKFSIPENFARKSLPRLPEVSENAVVRHYVNLSTRNHHIDRDFYPLGSCTMKYNPKVNDDMAALHGFSGLNPWQSGQMVQGAMQVMSELADALLEVTGMDSITLQPAAGAQGEFTALLMFRSYHQANGNPRKRIIIPDSAHGTNPASIILAGYSVTQLPSDANGLMDIEALKRSLDEDVAGLMITNPNTLGLFESNIAKIIDLVHDAGGLAYMDGANLNALMGISRPGDMGFDACHMNLHKTFSTPHGGGGPGSGPVAIKAKLEKYLPVPVLTSKGNAFVWDWDRPDSIGSVHTFYGNFGMHVRALTYIKSLGGDGLRAISDNAIINANYLRKKLSPTYQIFVDKPSMHEAVFSGNLQKAKGVRTTDIAKRLLDYGIHPPTVYFPLIVPECLMIEPTESESRETLDEFVEVMLQIDREASETPELLKNSPYTTPVRRLDEAGAARNLNIRYFDEVL; from the coding sequence ATGAAGCGTGAATTGCAATCCCTTCAGAAAGAAAGTGCACTAATCTTTGAACTCAGTCGAACTGGGAGGACCGGATTTCAAGTTCCGCCAACTCCAGATGACTTCCCGAAGTTCTCAATTCCTGAGAATTTCGCCAGAAAATCCCTACCGCGATTGCCGGAGGTTTCGGAAAACGCAGTCGTACGTCACTATGTGAATCTATCAACCCGGAATCATCATATCGACCGTGATTTCTATCCGCTTGGGTCTTGTACGATGAAGTATAACCCAAAAGTCAATGACGATATGGCTGCCTTGCATGGCTTTTCCGGTCTGAATCCCTGGCAAAGTGGCCAGATGGTACAGGGTGCAATGCAAGTCATGAGTGAACTTGCTGATGCTCTGCTTGAAGTCACTGGTATGGACAGTATCACACTGCAGCCCGCGGCAGGTGCGCAGGGCGAGTTTACGGCTCTGTTGATGTTCAGGTCGTATCATCAGGCAAATGGTAACCCACGCAAAAGGATAATTATTCCCGATAGTGCGCACGGTACAAATCCCGCCTCGATCATTCTGGCAGGTTATAGTGTGACTCAGCTTCCGTCAGATGCCAATGGACTAATGGACATTGAAGCGTTAAAGCGTTCTCTCGATGAAGATGTTGCGGGTCTGATGATAACGAATCCCAATACGCTTGGCCTTTTTGAGTCGAATATTGCTAAAATCATAGATTTGGTTCATGATGCAGGTGGTCTTGCCTACATGGACGGTGCGAATCTCAATGCGCTTATGGGAATTTCGCGCCCGGGTGATATGGGCTTTGACGCCTGTCACATGAACCTGCACAAGACGTTCTCAACGCCGCATGGTGGGGGAGGACCAGGTAGTGGACCGGTTGCAATCAAAGCTAAGCTTGAGAAGTACTTGCCGGTTCCGGTGTTGACTTCCAAGGGGAATGCATTTGTTTGGGACTGGGATCGACCGGACTCCATTGGGTCAGTTCACACGTTCTACGGAAATTTTGGCATGCATGTGAGGGCGTTAACTTACATCAAGAGTCTTGGTGGTGATGGTTTAAGAGCAATTAGTGACAACGCGATCATAAACGCAAACTATTTGCGAAAGAAACTGTCGCCGACCTATCAGATATTTGTTGACAAACCATCCATGCACGAAGCTGTCTTTTCCGGTAATTTGCAGAAGGCGAAAGGCGTCCGCACAACCGACATTGCAAAGCGTTTGCTCGACTATGGCATTCATCCCCCGACAGTTTACTTTCCTCTGATTGTTCCTGAGTGCTTGATGATTGAACCGACAGAGTCGGAGTCGCGTGAGACACTTGACGAATTCGTCGAAGTCATGCTGCAAATTGATCGCGAAGCGAGCGAGACTCCGGAACTCCTAAAGAATTCCCCATATACGACTCCAGTTCGCAGGTTGGATGAAGCTGGTGCCGCGCGAAACCTCAACATTCGATATTTCGACGAAGTGCTGTAA